One part of the Planctomycetia bacterium genome encodes these proteins:
- a CDS encoding HAD family hydrolase — protein FVEIEEIRRVGGLAVGVASEEESREGVNEWKRQRLIRAGADVIIGDYRCLDELLDVLGIG, from the coding sequence GCTTTGTGGAGATCGAAGAGATTCGCCGCGTCGGCGGCCTCGCGGTCGGCGTGGCCAGCGAAGAAGAATCGCGCGAAGGCGTCAATGAGTGGAAACGTCAACGCCTGATCCGCGCGGGGGCCGACGTAATCATCGGCGACTATCGCTGCCTGGATGAACTGCTGGACGTGCTAGGAATCGGCTGA